In Pirellulales bacterium, the sequence AAACCGCAATTTCTCTCCTTCGGGTGACCCATGAATAATTTCGGCAAGCCGATATTGGTGTGTGCGTTGGCGGCGTTGTTGGCCGGCTCGACTCTTTCCGCTGGTGCGGCGGCGGATGATTTCCGCATTGAAACCAAGGTTTACGTCGGCAAGGAAACCGAGCCGGCCAGCGAAGACCTGACCTTGTTCCGCGGCGAACAGGTCTACGATTTCCTCAATAAGCCCGTCGAAATCACCGTCTTCGACAAGCCCCGTTCGCGCGTCATCCTGCTCGATCCGGTGCGGCGGGTAAAGGCGGAAATGACGATGGAACGCATCATGGCCTTCAGCGACGAGCTGAGAACCTGGTGCGGCAAGCAAGCCGATCCGCTGCTGAAGTTCGCCGCCGAACCGAGCTTCGACCAGTCGCTCGATGGCACGACCGGCGAGCTTGTCTTCACCAGTCCGTTTCTGACATACCGCGTGGCGACGGTGAAAGCGGGGACCGACGACATTGCCCGGCAGTATCTGGAATTCTCGAATTCTTACGCCCGGCTGAATGCGATGACGAATCCGGGTTCGACGCCTCCGTTCCCGCGATTGAAGATCGACGAGGCGCTGTTCGTGAGCCATGCGATTCCCGCGAAAGTGCAACTCACGATTCCGCCTCGCTCGCGATTCGGCGGCAAACCGATGATCGTGCGCAGCGAGCACAGCGTGAACTGGCGGCTGTTGGAGTCGGACCAGCAAAAGATCCAAGAGGCGGAAGAATTCTTGGTCACGTTCACGCCGCTAACGCTCGAGCGCTATCTGGGCTCGGCCCCTCCAGCCCCGGCAAAGCGCTAACCGCGCGCGGATCTGCCGATACCGCATTTCCTCGGGGCGCAAGCCCAGGAAAGGCCGCCAACGCGTTCTCGATTTCGCGGCCGCCTTTTTCGGCCTTTCCTGGGCTTCCGGCCGGCCGGCCGCCGTTGGCATCGCGCCGCCCTGCTTGCTACGATAAACGCTCACCGCTCGCCCGCGGACAGTCGGCACGTTTCTCCCGCGAAGCGTTCGGCCGACGCGACCGGCACCCCTTGGCTTGCCAACAAAAGGACCGAAGCACGATGCGCTGCCCCTGCCGAATTCTGATTGCAATAGTCGTCGCGCTTGCCGCGGCATGGGCCGGGACATCGGGCTCGCAGGCCGCTGAATTTACCGTCCAGCAAACGGACCGCGGCGTTACCGTCAAGCTCGACGGTCAACTGTTTACGGAGTATCTGATCCGCTCCGGCAACAAGCCGATTCTTTGGCCGATCATCGGGCCGAGCGGCGCGCCGCTGACTCGCGAATATTCGATGCGATCGGTCGCCGGCGAATCGCGCGACCACCCGCATCACCGCTCGTTTTGGTTTACGCACGGCAAGGTGAACGGCATCGATTTCTGGGGGGAAAGCGCCAAGGGGGGCGAAATCCGGCACCGCAAGTTTGCCGAGGTCCGCGGAGGCCCGACCGCGCGAATCGTGGCCCTCGACGATTGGCTCGACCACGATGGCCGGCGAGTGTGCGAAGATCGCCGCACGCTCGTCTTTCGTGCGGCCGAGGGCCAGCGATCGATCGACTTCGATATCCGCCTCACCGCCAGCGATGGCCGGCTCGTGTTCGGCGACACCAAGGAAGGAAGCTTTGGCATGCGCGTGGCCGACTGGCTGAAAGTCGATCCGCCCGGCCATGGCCGAATCGTCAACAGCGAAGGCCAGCACGACGCCGCAGCTTGGGGCCAACGCGCCTCGTGGGTCGATTACGACGCGCCGCACGACGGGCAAACGCTCGGCATCGCCATCCTCAATCATCCCTCGAGCTTTCGCTACCCGACGTATTGGCATGTGCGCACCTACGGGCTGTTCGCCGCGAATCCCTTCGGCAAAAGCGATTTCACTGCCAACAAGAGCAAGCCCGACGGTTCGGCGACCGTCGAGCCGGGCCGATCGCTATCGCTCCGTTACCGTGTAATTCTGCATGAGGGGGATGAGAAAAAAGCCCGCATCGCCGAAGCATTTGCCGCGTATGCGAAGGAGCAATTCGACGGGGAATAATCGCATTTCGGATCGCGAGACTGATCTTCGCAGCGCCGAAAAATGGATTTCGAAGACGCGGAATTTCCCGCAGGGAAGCGATCATGGCCAAGAGCAACTCGGGCAGCCACCGTCACGATTCTCCGCCGCCGACGCACCTGGGTCTTGAATCGTTCCGCGCCGCGCCTTCCGACGAAGGCCTTTCGCTCGACAAGCTCAAAGGCGCATTCGCGGCGATGCTCGGGGCGGGCGACGATCCCTATTCAATTCCGCCGGAGCCCGACGACGACCCCGTGCGCGCGGCAATCGTGGTGGAAGAAGAGGCCAGCGACGATCCGCCGGGATCGGATGCCGGTTGCGAAATCAACCCCCGAAGCATTCTCGAAGCGATGCTCTTCGTGGGCCTGCCAGACGGCGCTCCGATGACGGCTCGGCAGGTGGCCGGGCTGATGCGGGGCGTTCGGGCCGCCGAGATCGACGAACTGGTCCGGGATTTGAACGACGACTACGCCCGCACCGGCCGTCCTTATCGAATTGCAAGCGTGGGGGCCGGCTATCGGCTCGCCCTGCGCGACGAATTCGCAGCGGTGCGGCAGAAATTCGCCGGGCGGGCGGCGCAAGCGAAGCTGTCGGCCGCGGCAATCGAGGTGCTGGCAATCGTGGCCTATCATCAGCCGATCGAAGCTGCCGAGATTTCTCGCATGCGCGATACGTCCAGCGGCCGGCTGCTCGCGCAACTCGTCCGCCGGCAGTTGCTCCAGATCGATCGCGCTAGCCCTGAAGCCTCGCCGCGCTATTCGACCAGCGAGCGATTTCTACGGCTGGTGGGAATCGAAAGCCTCGCCGATCTCCCGAAAAGCCTTGAATTCGATCGGCAGCAGTAGCGTCGCGAACAACCTGCATTCTACGCAAGTTGCTCTCTTATATCGGCTTGCGCTCCAATGACCAGGCCTGGATAGGTTTCTCCATAGCGCCGTGGTACAATCGGGCCAGCGTTTTGGCGGCTGATTCTTCTGGCGGAAACTGAATCGGCCGGCGCTCCGCCGTGGGGATCTGCCCAGCGTCGGCCGGTTTGCCTGCGGCACAAATGGGGCCTGAATGTCCCAAAAATCTGAGAGCTCGATTTTCCACCGACTGGCTGTCGGGTGGCTCGGAAAACTGTCGCACACACCTCTGTGACCCCAATCGTGGCCGAACTCGTCGATGGCTGTACGGAACCGCGTCCGCGATTCGCGGAATTAGGGTCTTCGTTGCCGGTGGTCGTGCCGGCACTGTTGATGTGCGACTTCGGCCATCTCGCCGATGAAGTCCAGCGAATCGAGGCGGCGGGAGCCCAGGTACTGCATTTGGACGTGATGGATGGCCATTTCGTCCCAAATCTGAGTTATGGCATGATCGTGGTCGATGCCGTCAGGCGTCATACCAAGCTGCCGATCGAAGCCCATTTGATGATTTCGAACCCGGCCCAATACCTTGAGGCATATCACAACGCGGGGGCCGATCACCTGACGATCCACGTCGAAGCGGTCGATGATCCTCGGCCCTTGCTCGATGAAATCCACCGCATCGGAGCCGGCGCCGGATTGGCGCTCAATCCGCCGACGCCGGTTTCGAAGGTCGAACCGTATCTGAATGCTTGCGACTCCGTGCTGGTCATGAGTGTCATGCCCGGCTTTGGCGGCCAGGAGTTCGACGAGCGAGCCCTCGACAAGCTACGGGCGCTTCGCAAGCTTGCGGGGGAACGGCTGATGCTGGGGATCGACGGCGGCATTCATCCGGCCACGGTCGGCTCCGCCGCTGCCGCCGGCGCCCAATTGCTCGTCGCCGGATCGGCCATCTTCGCAAAACAAAATTATCGACAGGCACTCGGCGAACTGGGCATATTGGCCAGCCGCGCCGCCAAAGCTTGCTCGACCAAACCACCCTCATAAACAAGGTCTACCCCCCAAGAGCCGGCATTTGATTTGCGGGCAAATGGGGCTAGCATATCCAAAACGTCGATCGCCACGCATATGGTCCAGATTGCTTTAATTCGTCCTGGGACAACAGATTACGATCTTCAAGGTCGCATCCAAGGTCGCTTGGATATCCCGCTCAACCAGCAGGGGCTCGAACAGATTGCCGGCGCAATCGAGTGCCTGCGGGGGAGCTCGCTGGTGGCGCTCTACTCATCCATGTGCCGTGCGGCACAGGAAACAGCCGAGCTGCTCGGTCGCGAACTGGGCCTGAAGCCCAAAGCCCTCGAACGCTTGCAAAATCTCGATCATGGGCTGTGGCAGGGCATGCAAATCGACGAGGTCAAACGCAAGCAGCCGACCGTTTATCGGCAGTGGCAAGAGCATCCCGAGATCATCTGTCCGCCGAACGGCGAAATGCTCTCGGCCGTGGAAGAACGGACGGCCTTCGCTCTGGAAAAGCTGCTCCGCAAACATCGCTTTGGCACGATCGGACTGGTCGCGCCCGAGCCGCTCGCCAGCGTCATTCGCAGTCGTCTGCAAGGAACCGAAGTGCGCGATCTGTGGAAGGCCGTCAATGGTTGCGGCCGAGTCGAAATCCTGGAGGTTTCCACCCTTCCGCGAAGCCGGAGCAATGCTTCCACATCGGCGGGTTCGGCGGTCGTGCCGAAGATCGTCAATGGCCAATAGCCGATTTCAGCCTTTTCGGACAGAGCGGCAATCGTTAGCATTTGCCCATTTCCAGCCTCACCCGTCCACGAATTGCCATGGCTTCCGGAAAGGTCGAATCCGCTGCCGGTTCTAGTGGCTCCGAGCGTCCCAAGTGGAACAAACGGGGCGTGCCGGAAGGGCTTTGGCAGCTTTGTCCCGGCTGCCAATCGATGATCTATCGCAAGGAGGCCGAGAAGCGGCTGGGCGTTTGCCCCGAATGCGATTATCACTGGTACGTAAGCGCCGCCGAACGAATCACCCAAGTGCTCGACGAGGGGACCTTCGAGGAATGGTATGCCGACCTCGAGCCCGCCGATCCGCTTGGTTTCGCCGATAAGAAAGCCTATGCCGATCGCCTGAAGGCCGAGCAAAAACGCACCGGTTTGCGCGATGCCGCGATCGTCGGCTGTGGAATGATTCGCGCTCGCCGCGTCGCCTTCGGCGTCACCGATTCGGCTTTCATCATGGGAAGCATGGGCTCGGTCGTCGGCGAAAAGCTGACCCGGCTTACCGAGCGGGCCACCGCAGAAAAGCTGCCGCTGATCATCATCAGCGGTTCCGGCGGCGGGGCCCGGATGCACGAAGGCATTCTATCGCTGATGCAGATGGCCAAGGTGTCGGCAGCGCTCGCCCGGCATGGCCGGGCCGGGGGCTTGTTCATCAGCGTGCTGACCAATCCGACGATGGGCGGCGTGGCGGCTAGTTTTGCCTCGCTCGGCGATTTGGTGTTTGCCGAACCGAAAGCCTTGATTGGCTTTGCCGGGCCACGCACGATCAAAGCCACTATTCGGATCGAGCTTCCGAAGGGCTTTCAGACCAGTGAATTTCTCCTCGAGCACGGTTTCATCGATCGCATCGTCCGCCGCAGCGACCTGAAACCGGAAATCGCGCGCACGATCGACTATTGCGGCAAGTAAGCCGCGGCCGAAAAACACCTTCTCCGCAGCCCCTTCTCCCCTTGCCGGAGAGGGCAGCGTGAGGGTTCGAAAAACGGAAGTTATTTTTCGGCCGAGACTAAGCTAGAATGGAGCCAATCGGGATCGGCAAATCGTTCGGTCGCCGGAGGTCCGGCATCGGTTCTTTGCTGCTGGGGCTGGTTGTGACTCGGGCGGTCGGGTGTCGCGCGCGGTTTCATCTTCGACAATTGCCGGATCATTTCGCATGGGCCTTCTCGGCTCGATAAAATCGCTCCTTGCGTCAAAGCTCGACGTTGCCAAGCGATTCGAGTTGCAGCGCGAAGCCATCTCGGGAACGATGTCGGCGTTTCACATGGCGCGCGACCGGCAGAGCGGCAAGATCGTCGGGCTGAAACTGCTCGACCCGGCAAAGACGGCCGCGTTCGAGGCCCGCTTCAAAGGCCTCAACAAACCGAGCGAAGGCGAAATCGGCCAGGCCATTCGCCATCCGAATGTCGTTGAAACGCTGGAATTCGGCGTCACCACCACCGGCCAGCAATACGTGGTGCTCGAATATCTCGACGGCCCGGGGCTGAACTCGGTGATCGTGGCCCGCGACCGGCGATTGGATGGCCGGCGCGTGCACCTTTTGCGGCAAGCGGCCGAGGCGTTGCGGGCCGTGCATCAGGCCGGGTTCATGCACCACGATATTTGCCCGCGAAATTTCGTTTGCTCGAAAGACTTCACGTCACTCAAGCTGATCGATTTCGGGCTGACCGTGCCCGCCACGCCCGACTTCATGAAGCCGGGCAATCGCACCGGCACGCCGAACTACATGGCCCCGGAGGTGGTCCACCGCAAGAAGAACGACCATCGGCTCGACATTTTTTCCTTCGGCGCGACCGCGTTCGAACTTTGCACGTTCGAGCTTCCCTGGGCCCGCGGCGCCACGGGCCAGGTAGCGCTCGGACACGATCAAGCCGCCGACGTCCGCACGCTCCGCCCACGCATCCAGCCTCGCCTGGGCGAGGCGATCAACCGCTCGTTGATTGCCAACCCCGACGAGCGACTGGCCTCGATGGACCAGTTTTTGAAATTGCTGGGCGATCTCACAACCGAAGACCTGCCTGCCTAACCCCGGCCTTGTGAAAGAATGGGGACTCGCTCCGGAATTCGCTGGATCAAACTCCCGGCAAACGGCCGGTGTGAGGCGCCTGTGCCCATTCTTTCACACAAATTCAACGCATCCAATTCAACGCATCGAATTCAACGCTCGACGGTGGTGGCCGCCGCTTCTTCCTCGACACGCGCAGTTCCGCCGGTCGCCCGGAATGCCGGATCGAGTTCTTCGCGCAGCACGACCATCTCGCGCGGGGCTTCAATCCCCAGCCGCACTTTGTCGCCGGACAGGCGCACCACCGTGACCACGATCGAATCGCCGACCCGAATCCGCTGGCTTTCTTTTCGCGAGAGAACCAACATGCAATCACCTCCTTGAGTTGAATGACTGTATACTTGTACACAGTCAGTGAACGGCTGTCAATGTTATTTCGCGTCGAATCGGCGGTCGTCGAATGCGGGCACTGAAGCGACCTTGCAGAATAGATAGAATGGGGCGTCCGCCGATAAGATAAGCTATCGGCAAAATGCGCAAGGCGACTTCGCTGTTCAAGCGCGAAATCTTAGAAAATGGCGAAGATGGCGAATCGCTCCCACGATGCATGGCGGCGTTCTTGACGTGCCGCGCTCACGACCAGCGCTTGCTCACCTCGCGGCGCATGAAGGCCAATGCGTCGCGGGCAAGTTGCTCTTCGCTCTGATACATGCGACGCCAGATTTTCGTCGCGGCCACCAGCGCCGGCAGCGCCAGGCCAAACGCTTCGACGACCATCCAACCGTCGTAGTTCACTTCGCGGAGGGCGTCGTATGTGGCCGACCAGGGAATGTTGCCCGTGCCCGGCGTGCTGCGGTCGTTTTCGGAAATGTGCACCAGGGCCATCAGCGGCGCGGCCGTGCGGATTGCCTCGGCGGGGCTTTTTTCCTCGATATTCGCGTGAAACGTGTCGTACATCATCCGGCAACTGGGATGATTCACCTCGCGGATGAAGCGGGCCATGTCGGCGGCAGTGTTCAACAGATAGCACTCGAAGCGATTCAGATATTCGACGGCCAAGCCGACGCCGGCCTGCTTTGCATGCACGGCAACCTCGCGCATGCTTTCGACGCCCCGCTGCAATTCCTCGGCCGTTGGTCCGCTGCCGGAAAACTCACCGATGGCCGAATGATAGGGGCCGACCAGCAACTGCGCGCCGACCGCCTGGCAGCAATCGAGCGTGCGCTTCGAGGCGGCAATGCCTGCCGCGCGAATTTTCGGATCGGAGCTGATCGGATTATCGGCGCTGCCGCGGACCGTGACCGCCGTTCGCTCAAGGCCCAGTTCGTCGAGCCGCCGGCCCCAAGCCGCGTAATCGAGCGACAGATCGAAGAGCGGAATCTCGACGCCGTCGTAGCCGATCTGCTTGATTTTCTCGAGCGCCGGCAGCAGGCCGTCGTGCAAGTGATCGGACCAAAGCAGCAAATTCATGCCGTATTTCATGGCGAGATTCCGCGGGCAAAGGGATTAGGGTGGGATTGGCAACGGGCGTCGTGCCACCAATTTGCCATCCGCCGCGGTAAATCGCAAGCGGCAGCCTTGGCACACGCACCGGCCCGAACCAGCCGTTCCGCCCCCGTCAGAGATGCCGAACATACTCGACTTGCACGAGCCTGTCTGGCTCTTGGACAGAATAGAGCACTGCCAACGGAGCGATTTCGAATCGCAGAAACCCCTCGGCGGCCACCGCACCGACCCCAAGCGGATGCTCAGCTAACTGCCGGTCGATAGCGTCCGACGCCCGTGCTACGGCCGCTCGGTCAATCGAAGTTCTCCATACGTCTGCGAGCAAGCCCTGTGCATTCTGAGTCCAAGTGACCGTGAACCGGATCATGCGTTCTCGGGCCAAATGGCACGGAGATGCTCAAGAACCTCTTGCGTCGTGCGGCATTGGCCGGGATTCGCCCGAGAGCGTTTTGCGGCTTCGATTTCCGCGTCGGTGAAGACATACCCGCTTGGCGGCGCCTTCGCCGCGGGAGGAATAATGCCTAGCACATTTCCGTCGGGATCACACACCTGGATCGGCTCGCGGGCATTGAGAACAATCTGCGCTTGCGCATCGTCGAGAATGATTTGCGTCATATATGCGAACGCCTCCACCAGCTATTGTAGCAGCGGTTTCGCAATCGCTCAATTTTGCCTAACACCCTCTAGCGGATTTCAACCCATTGCCCGCTCTTCGCGCTGGCGAGCACGGCATCGCAGATTTTTTGCGTTTCCAATGCCGCGCGGAAATCGGGTTGCACGGGCTTGCCGGTCTCGAGGCTCTTGAGGAAATCGGCCAAGGCGTTGATGAACGTATGCTCGTAGCCGATCGTGCAGCCCGGCACCCACCACTGCTTCATATACGGATGCTCGGGATTGGTGACATGGATCTTCTGCCAGCCGGTCAGATGCGATTCGATTTTCTTGCCCGTGGTGGGATCGCTGTATTTGAAATATTGCAGATATTGCGGATCTTCGAGATCGAAATACACGCTCCCCGCCTCGCCGTTCAGCTCGAAGGTGTTGAAGTTTTTTCGCCCGCGTGCGTAGCGCGTGCTTTCGAACGTGCCCATCGAGCC encodes:
- a CDS encoding PmoA family protein, which produces MRCPCRILIAIVVALAAAWAGTSGSQAAEFTVQQTDRGVTVKLDGQLFTEYLIRSGNKPILWPIIGPSGAPLTREYSMRSVAGESRDHPHHRSFWFTHGKVNGIDFWGESAKGGEIRHRKFAEVRGGPTARIVALDDWLDHDGRRVCEDRRTLVFRAAEGQRSIDFDIRLTASDGRLVFGDTKEGSFGMRVADWLKVDPPGHGRIVNSEGQHDAAAWGQRASWVDYDAPHDGQTLGIAILNHPSSFRYPTYWHVRTYGLFAANPFGKSDFTANKSKPDGSATVEPGRSLSLRYRVILHEGDEKKARIAEAFAAYAKEQFDGE
- a CDS encoding SMC-Scp complex subunit ScpB is translated as MAKSNSGSHRHDSPPPTHLGLESFRAAPSDEGLSLDKLKGAFAAMLGAGDDPYSIPPEPDDDPVRAAIVVEEEASDDPPGSDAGCEINPRSILEAMLFVGLPDGAPMTARQVAGLMRGVRAAEIDELVRDLNDDYARTGRPYRIASVGAGYRLALRDEFAAVRQKFAGRAAQAKLSAAAIEVLAIVAYHQPIEAAEISRMRDTSSGRLLAQLVRRQLLQIDRASPEASPRYSTSERFLRLVGIESLADLPKSLEFDRQQ
- the rpe gene encoding ribulose-phosphate 3-epimerase, encoding MAELVDGCTEPRPRFAELGSSLPVVVPALLMCDFGHLADEVQRIEAAGAQVLHLDVMDGHFVPNLSYGMIVVDAVRRHTKLPIEAHLMISNPAQYLEAYHNAGADHLTIHVEAVDDPRPLLDEIHRIGAGAGLALNPPTPVSKVEPYLNACDSVLVMSVMPGFGGQEFDERALDKLRALRKLAGERLMLGIDGGIHPATVGSAAAAGAQLLVAGSAIFAKQNYRQALGELGILASRAAKACSTKPPS
- a CDS encoding histidine phosphatase family protein, which produces MVQIALIRPGTTDYDLQGRIQGRLDIPLNQQGLEQIAGAIECLRGSSLVALYSSMCRAAQETAELLGRELGLKPKALERLQNLDHGLWQGMQIDEVKRKQPTVYRQWQEHPEIICPPNGEMLSAVEERTAFALEKLLRKHRFGTIGLVAPEPLASVIRSRLQGTEVRDLWKAVNGCGRVEILEVSTLPRSRSNASTSAGSAVVPKIVNGQ
- the accD gene encoding acetyl-CoA carboxylase, carboxyltransferase subunit beta — translated: MASGKVESAAGSSGSERPKWNKRGVPEGLWQLCPGCQSMIYRKEAEKRLGVCPECDYHWYVSAAERITQVLDEGTFEEWYADLEPADPLGFADKKAYADRLKAEQKRTGLRDAAIVGCGMIRARRVAFGVTDSAFIMGSMGSVVGEKLTRLTERATAEKLPLIIISGSGGGARMHEGILSLMQMAKVSAALARHGRAGGLFISVLTNPTMGGVAASFASLGDLVFAEPKALIGFAGPRTIKATIRIELPKGFQTSEFLLEHGFIDRIVRRSDLKPEIARTIDYCGK
- a CDS encoding serine/threonine-protein kinase, producing the protein MGLLGSIKSLLASKLDVAKRFELQREAISGTMSAFHMARDRQSGKIVGLKLLDPAKTAAFEARFKGLNKPSEGEIGQAIRHPNVVETLEFGVTTTGQQYVVLEYLDGPGLNSVIVARDRRLDGRRVHLLRQAAEALRAVHQAGFMHHDICPRNFVCSKDFTSLKLIDFGLTVPATPDFMKPGNRTGTPNYMAPEVVHRKKNDHRLDIFSFGATAFELCTFELPWARGATGQVALGHDQAADVRTLRPRIQPRLGEAINRSLIANPDERLASMDQFLKLLGDLTTEDLPA
- a CDS encoding carbon storage regulator, translating into MLVLSRKESQRIRVGDSIVVTVVRLSGDKVRLGIEAPREMVVLREELDPAFRATGGTARVEEEAAATTVER
- a CDS encoding sugar phosphate isomerase/epimerase, whose product is MKYGMNLLLWSDHLHDGLLPALEKIKQIGYDGVEIPLFDLSLDYAAWGRRLDELGLERTAVTVRGSADNPISSDPKIRAAGIAASKRTLDCCQAVGAQLLVGPYHSAIGEFSGSGPTAEELQRGVESMREVAVHAKQAGVGLAVEYLNRFECYLLNTAADMARFIREVNHPSCRMMYDTFHANIEEKSPAEAIRTAAPLMALVHISENDRSTPGTGNIPWSATYDALREVNYDGWMVVEAFGLALPALVAATKIWRRMYQSEEQLARDALAFMRREVSKRWS